The Candidatus Omnitrophota bacterium genome contains the following window.
GATCAGGATGATAATGATTTAGCTATCACAATAAACAATGAATATATGCCCAGCTTACGAATCAACAAGATCTATATAAGGATGCTTAAACAAAAAAACCTTGATAAAAAAACCAGGGAATTTTTAACTCAAAAACTAAAGAATGCCCTAGAATTAATCCGCGCCATAACAAGACGTCAGTCTACTCTACGCAGGATTGTCAACTTAATAGCTCAAATTCAGAATGAAGCAATCAAAAGGAACCTTTCACATCTGAAGCCATTAACATTTCAGGATGTGGCCCGCAACCTCAATATCCACGAAACAACAGTCTGTAGGGCAATAATGAATAAATATGCCAAGCTGCCTTACGGCATCGTTGCCCTAAAAGACTTCTTCCCCTCCTCTATTGCTAATCGCAATGGCGAAAACGTCTCCTCAACCTATGTAAAAAAGATCATTAAGGATTGTATTGATGCTGAAGACAGAAAACATCCTCTAAGTGACAAGAAGATCTTTGAGATCCTAACAAAGGATAAGAATCTTAACATCTCAAGGCGCACTGTAGCTAAATACAGGGAAGAACTGAAAATCCTCTCATCCTCATTCCGAAAAGAACGCTAATCATATCAAGGCGCTAAAATTTTTAGATTAGAAAATAGGTTGGACTTATACTATCTGGAGGGGTTAATAACTACAGTCGCCAAATCAATTAGTTTGTTCATTAACCTTACGTTACTGGTATCGAATTTTACAGGTGAACTTCTTAAAACACCAAGATTCATAATACCAACTACCCTATTTTGGGAATTTATGGGAAGAACCATTGCAGATTTTAATTTAGGCCGATTAAGGCGGGATTTTATTCTATTGTCGCTCAAATCGTCATCTATTAAAAGAGGCCTGTTTTCTTGCGCAACCATACCGGAAATACCCTCTCCTAACCTAACCTTCGTAGCATTTGCGATATCAAGAGGTATACCTTTGGATGACTGAATAGTTAGAATATCTCCACTCTTTTTGAAAAACATTATTGAACCAACATCTGCATTGCTTATCTGAAAGGCTACATCTAATAAGACATTCAAAATCTTATTTAGTTGAGATGATACTTCCAACTCTTTCTCTTTCCTTATTGCTTTATAAGCGTATTTCAAAGTAACTCCGGCAACACCAGTAATCAATTTAATCAGGGATTGGGCATTATAAAACGATGTAACCTTTATCTCTAACAGTGCACTCCAGAGTTCATCTAGATCAATCTTTAGTTCCTCTGCTATTGGCCTATACTCATCCTTTGGGTTACGGGTAATAAAAAACATCGGACCTAAGATAAGATAGCCTAAAACCTTACCATTATCCGATGTCAAGGGCGCAACGAAGTTATGTAAGCCCGGCAGACAAACAAAATCCAGATTCCTATTTACCCTTTGCTCTCCTCCCAAAAAAGTAGGCAAGCATTTTCCGCAAATTGTATTTTTAAATTCAGAGGGTTTGATTAACTCTCTGCACAATCGCGACTCACCGCTTACCGAAGTGATAGGCTCGCCTCTTTCATCTATAGTGCGAAGACCAACACTAGTTACAACAGAAAAAGTATCCTGGATATTCTGCCACTCTTTAATGTCAATGGTATCTTTTAATGAAGCTCTCCAGAATCTCACTGTTAGTTTCTACCCCTATCAGTAGCTTTGTTCGCCTCTAACAGACCGAACTTGCACATCTTTTTATAAAGTGTAGTTCTATTAATCCCTAATATCTTTGCTGCTTCGTTCCTGCTGCCTCCTACAGATGCAAGGACATTGACTATGATATCTTTCTCTGGATTAGCCAAGGCCTGCTTTAATTTCAATCTATCACCATTATCCCCGGAAACTGAAGCTGCCAACTTAGGCTTCTGCAAGTATTCAGGGAAATCATCCGGTGAGATTATCGTTTGTTTGCTTAAAATCACAGCCCTTTCTATTACATTCTCAAGCTCTCTGACGTTTCCTGGCCAAGGACAATTCGAAAGGACTGCTAGTGCTGCCCGGGAAAAGCCATCAATCTTTTTTCCCAGATGCTTTGAATGCTTCTTTATAAACTCATCAGCCAATATTTCAATATCCTCTCTGCGATCCCGTAAAGGCGGAACCTCAATTGAGATAATATTCAAACGATAATATAGGTCCTGGCGGAATTTGCCCTGGGCTATTAATTCCTCTAGATTATGGTTTGTGGCAGCGATTACGCGCACATCTACTTTGATTGTATTGGTATCCCCTACCTTCTCAAGTTCACCCTCCTGCAACACTCTTAGTAACTTCACCTGAAGCGCAGGTGAAAATGCATCAATCTCATCTAAAAATATAGAGCCGCCATCAGCCAGCTCAAAACGGCCAATCCTATCTTTGATTGCTCCGGTATAAGCGCCTTTTACATGGCCAAAAAGCTCACTTTCAAGCAATGTCTCGCTTAATGCACCGCAGCTAACCTCAACAAATGGCTTATTACGTTCTTTTTCGTTGTATTTATGAATAGCATGGGCAATCAGATGTTTTCCAGTTCCGCTTTCACCATGAATTAAAACCGTAGCCCTTGTTGTGGCAATCGCCTCAACGAGCGTATAAATCTTTTGCATCTTCAGGCTTTTACCAACGATGTCGTGAAAACGCTCTTTATGAGTAAGGGATAATTCTTCTTTTAATTTTATATTTTCATCAATTAGTCTACGCTGCTGCATTATACGTTCGATGATAATCTTGACTTCACTATCCACTATCGGCTTTGTTATATAATCATACGCACCGTTTTTCATGGCCTCAACTGCATTTTCAATTGAACCAAAGCCAGTCATTAATATAACGGGGGTATCGGGTGAGATGATCTTTACATTCTTTAAAAGATGGACACCGTCCATTTTCGGCATCTTGATATCAGTAATGACTACATCCATAGTGTATTTCTTCAATAGCTCAAGCGCATCTTCGCTATTAGAGGCAGTACTTACAGTGTAGCCTGAGAGGGTCAATACCTCACTGAGTGAGCGCATTACCAAAGGCTCATCATCAACAACTAAGATATGCGTTCCGTTAGAATCTACTTTAGGTCTAAACATTCTCTAAATATTTTTGAGGTATGCTAATCGTAAATACAGTGCCTTTCTCAAAACAGCTGGCTACATTAATTGCTCCCTCATATTTATTTACTATCTCTCTTGAAATTGCAAGGCCTAATCCTGTACCTTTGCCCTTTTCCTTCGTAGAGAAGAAAGGTTCAAATATGGCCTGCTGGATGTCACTAGGAATGCCAGTGCCTGTATCTCTAAAGCTTATTTCAACAACTGAGTCCTTTAACCCTGTAGAGATCTCAAAGTCGCCTCCCTCAGGCATAACATCTAAGGCATTCTTTATAATATTGATGAATACACGCGAAAGTCCGATATCATCTATGCGCGGTAAATGTTTTGAGTAATTCCTGCTAACTCTAATGCCAGCATGAATCTTATCTTTTAGGCACACGAGTGAATCATCCAAAAGTGCATTAATATCTACAAAGCTCTTAACGCTTCTTTGTCTAGAATTTACAA
Protein-coding sequences here:
- a CDS encoding PocR ligand-binding domain-containing protein, whose amino-acid sequence is MRFWRASLKDTIDIKEWQNIQDTFSVVTSVGLRTIDERGEPITSVSGESRLCRELIKPSEFKNTICGKCLPTFLGGEQRVNRNLDFVCLPGLHNFVAPLTSDNGKVLGYLILGPMFFITRNPKDEYRPIAEELKIDLDELWSALLEIKVTSFYNAQSLIKLITGVAGVTLKYAYKAIRKEKELEVSSQLNKILNVLLDVAFQISNADVGSIMFFKKSGDILTIQSSKGIPLDIANATKVRLGEGISGMVAQENRPLLIDDDLSDNRIKSRLNRPKLKSAMVLPINSQNRVVGIMNLGVLRSSPVKFDTSNVRLMNKLIDLATVVINPSR
- a CDS encoding sigma-54 dependent transcriptional regulator → MFRPKVDSNGTHILVVDDEPLVMRSLSEVLTLSGYTVSTASNSEDALELLKKYTMDVVITDIKMPKMDGVHLLKNVKIISPDTPVILMTGFGSIENAVEAMKNGAYDYITKPIVDSEVKIIIERIMQQRRLIDENIKLKEELSLTHKERFHDIVGKSLKMQKIYTLVEAIATTRATVLIHGESGTGKHLIAHAIHKYNEKERNKPFVEVSCGALSETLLESELFGHVKGAYTGAIKDRIGRFELADGGSIFLDEIDAFSPALQVKLLRVLQEGELEKVGDTNTIKVDVRVIAATNHNLEELIAQGKFRQDLYYRLNIISIEVPPLRDRREDIEILADEFIKKHSKHLGKKIDGFSRAALAVLSNCPWPGNVRELENVIERAVILSKQTIISPDDFPEYLQKPKLAASVSGDNGDRLKLKQALANPEKDIIVNVLASVGGSRNEAAKILGINRTTLYKKMCKFGLLEANKATDRGRN